From a region of the Nonlabens sp. Hel1_33_55 genome:
- a CDS encoding type IX secretion system membrane protein PorP/SprF — MMKFLVSIFLLLVGYSAFGQQDAQYTQYMYNTIAINPAYAGNRGMLSAIALHRSQWVGLDGAPETQSISLHSPVGLGRLGLGLSIVNDKLGPSSETYFNGDISYTIETSAEGRLSFGLKVGAHVLDVDFNKLNLPPGTVDPAFENNIDNRLTPNIGTGLYYHTDNFYVGLSAPNLLRNEHFEASNNSNTSSFVAAERIHYYLTGGYVFDINPTLKFKPSTMLKAVAGAPLQVDLTANFLINEKLTLGAAYRLDAAVSGLIGYQVSDQVSLGFAYDRETTDLGNTQYDDGSFEVFVRFELFNSYNRLLTPRFF; from the coding sequence ATGATGAAATTTTTAGTTAGCATATTTCTTCTTTTAGTAGGTTACAGTGCCTTTGGACAGCAAGATGCTCAATACACGCAATACATGTATAACACAATCGCGATAAATCCGGCTTATGCCGGTAACCGCGGTATGTTAAGCGCAATCGCGTTACATCGCAGTCAATGGGTTGGTCTTGATGGTGCTCCTGAAACTCAAAGTATAAGTCTACACAGTCCAGTTGGATTGGGTAGATTAGGTTTAGGATTATCCATAGTAAACGATAAACTAGGACCTTCCAGCGAGACGTATTTCAACGGTGATATTAGTTATACGATTGAAACAAGTGCAGAAGGTAGATTGAGCTTCGGGTTAAAAGTGGGAGCACACGTTCTTGACGTTGACTTCAACAAATTGAACCTTCCACCTGGAACAGTAGATCCTGCTTTTGAAAACAATATCGATAATCGTTTGACTCCTAATATTGGTACCGGACTTTACTATCATACAGATAATTTTTACGTTGGTTTAAGTGCACCTAACCTGTTGCGTAATGAACACTTTGAGGCGTCAAATAATTCAAATACTTCCTCATTTGTGGCAGCAGAGCGTATTCACTATTACTTAACGGGTGGTTATGTGTTTGATATTAATCCTACATTAAAGTTCAAGCCTAGCACCATGCTTAAGGCTGTTGCTGGAGCACCTTTACAGGTTGATCTTACTGCAAACTTTTTGATCAATGAAAAACTGACTCTAGGAGCCGCATATAGATTAGATGCAGCAGTCAGTGGATTGATAGGTTATCAAGTAAGTGACCAGGTTAGTCTAGGATTTGCATATGATCGTGAAACTACAGACTTGGGGAACACGCAATATGATGATGGTAGTTTTGAGGTGTTCGTAAGATTCGAACTCTTTAATTCATACAATCGTTTGTTGACACCTCGTTTCTTCTAA
- a CDS encoding fasciclin domain-containing protein, whose translation MKFTQVLSVAILAGTLTMVSCKDADKEKMEAEKMEMEQRTADSLKMEEERMMERESMAVEVGGAKMYADQTIVENASNANNLTTLVAAVQAAGLVETLNSDGPFTVFAPTNAAFEALPQGTVATLLKPENKEKLSGILTYHVVSGNVDAASLMNMIEQNGGTATLDTVNGGQLKASVVDGKVVITDAKGGKATVIIADVKQSNGVVHAVDTVLMPA comes from the coding sequence ATGAAATTTACACAAGTATTAAGCGTAGCAATTCTAGCAGGAACACTTACCATGGTTTCTTGTAAGGATGCTGACAAAGAAAAAATGGAAGCTGAAAAAATGGAAATGGAGCAGCGAACTGCAGATTCTCTTAAAATGGAAGAAGAGAGAATGATGGAACGTGAGTCTATGGCAGTTGAAGTAGGTGGTGCAAAAATGTATGCAGACCAAACTATCGTAGAAAATGCATCTAATGCAAATAACTTGACTACTCTAGTAGCTGCTGTACAAGCTGCAGGTCTTGTTGAAACTTTAAATAGTGACGGACCGTTCACAGTTTTTGCTCCTACAAATGCTGCTTTTGAAGCATTGCCACAGGGAACTGTAGCAACATTGCTAAAACCAGAAAACAAAGAAAAATTATCAGGAATTCTTACTTACCACGTTGTAAGCGGGAATGTTGATGCTGCAAGTTTGATGAACATGATCGAGCAAAACGGTGGTACAGCAACTCTTGACACTGTAAATGGTGGCCAACTTAAGGCTAGCGTTGTAGATGGTAAAGTTGTTATTACTGATGCTAAAGGTGGTAAAGCAACTGTAATCATTGCAGATGTTAAGCAATCAAATGGTGTTGTACATGCAGTAGATACTGTATTGATGCCTGCATAA
- a CDS encoding mechanosensitive ion channel family protein, with product MTTFLQEAADQSQDAANQTIEIKDSGELIWDQLAGWYNSFIAHLPNIAIAIVVLIAAYFISKYVDRGIQRLLSSKVSQASVRRLAGKAVAIVVVLGGIFIAMSVLQLNDAVQGIIAGAGISGLVIGLALQGSMSNVISGIILSFRKQVRVGDWIETTDYAGEVMEIQLDKFILKQADNNLVIIPNKTIIDNPMKNFTLTPRMRVVVSCGVGYKMDLELCKKLTIDTLSEKFPQNDGEEVEFYYQEFGDSSINFITRFWVDAVKNRQNLQAQSDAVLAIKKVFDANDINIPFPIRTLEFNNKLQMDGTATSKEDE from the coding sequence ATGACAACATTTTTACAAGAAGCGGCAGATCAATCACAAGACGCCGCAAACCAAACCATTGAAATTAAAGACAGCGGCGAATTAATCTGGGATCAACTAGCTGGATGGTATAATTCCTTCATAGCCCATTTACCTAATATAGCTATTGCAATCGTCGTTTTGATAGCGGCCTATTTTATATCAAAATATGTAGATCGAGGCATACAGCGACTTTTAAGTAGCAAAGTATCCCAAGCCAGCGTGCGCAGGCTTGCTGGTAAAGCAGTTGCTATCGTTGTGGTTCTGGGTGGTATTTTCATCGCTATGAGTGTCCTGCAGCTTAATGACGCTGTTCAAGGTATAATTGCCGGTGCTGGTATCTCTGGACTTGTAATAGGTTTGGCTTTACAGGGATCCATGTCTAATGTGATTAGTGGTATTATTCTATCCTTCCGTAAACAGGTACGTGTAGGCGACTGGATTGAAACTACAGATTATGCTGGTGAGGTGATGGAAATACAGCTGGATAAGTTCATCCTCAAGCAGGCTGACAATAACCTGGTGATTATCCCTAATAAGACGATCATTGACAACCCCATGAAAAACTTCACGCTCACGCCTAGAATGCGCGTGGTGGTGAGTTGTGGTGTAGGCTATAAAATGGATCTCGAGTTATGTAAGAAATTGACGATTGATACCCTAAGCGAGAAGTTCCCACAAAATGATGGAGAAGAAGTGGAGTTCTATTATCAGGAATTTGGCGATAGTAGTATCAACTTTATCACACGTTTCTGGGTAGATGCTGTCAAAAACAGGCAAAATCTACAAGCACAAAGCGATGCTGTTCTGGCCATCAAGAAAGTATTTGATGCAAACGATATCAACATTCCGTTTCCAATTCGTACGTTGGAGTTCAACAACAAACTTCAAATGGACGGCACTGCCACTTCCAAGGAAGACGAATAG
- a CDS encoding flagellar motor protein MotB, with amino-acid sequence MNNKLTKAVGALTIAAVLVSCVSKKKYNELETDYNNTRSELLKTRVEKEDLESKFAAIETRVDRYNEKIASLQSEKEGMLVTSNNGEFAVSEKNKQAMRRTLKNVPAAQLATATTLKDSLNLAISYKMSQRLQGDNAGQQVDMKIENTVVMIQIADDLLFNDSSYRVGSKADDILSKIAAVVNSEPSLEILVEGHTDSRTVKEGSYIKDNWDLSTERAAAIARRLNTKFNVPEGQLIVAGRASYDPIVANDSKENMAKNRRTQIVIMPNLDKFFAMLDSDLATLDESEK; translated from the coding sequence ATGAATAACAAGTTAACCAAGGCTGTTGGTGCCCTAACCATAGCCGCCGTTCTAGTAAGTTGTGTATCAAAGAAAAAATACAACGAACTTGAAACTGATTACAACAACACCAGATCTGAACTTTTAAAGACGCGAGTCGAGAAAGAAGATCTAGAATCAAAATTTGCCGCGATTGAAACCCGAGTAGATCGCTACAATGAAAAGATTGCTTCCCTGCAGTCAGAAAAGGAAGGCATGCTGGTCACCTCAAACAATGGTGAGTTTGCAGTTTCTGAAAAGAATAAGCAAGCAATGAGACGCACACTTAAAAATGTGCCTGCAGCCCAACTGGCAACGGCCACCACGCTCAAGGATAGTCTTAACCTAGCCATTAGCTATAAGATGTCACAGCGCCTACAAGGTGATAATGCTGGCCAGCAGGTGGACATGAAAATCGAGAACACGGTTGTCATGATTCAAATCGCTGATGATCTTCTCTTTAATGATAGCAGCTACCGTGTGGGAAGCAAGGCAGATGATATCCTTTCAAAAATTGCCGCAGTGGTAAATTCTGAACCGTCTCTTGAAATTCTTGTAGAAGGTCATACAGATAGCCGCACGGTAAAAGAAGGCAGCTATATTAAAGACAATTGGGATTTAAGTACAGAACGCGCGGCAGCTATTGCCCGTAGATTGAATACCAAATTCAATGTTCCAGAAGGACAATTAATTGTTGCCGGTAGAGCCAGTTACGATCCTATTGTCGCAAATGATTCTAAAGAGAATATGGCCAAAAACCGTCGCACGCAGATTGTTATCATGCCTAATCTGGATAAATTCTTTGCGATGTTAGATAGTGATCTGGCTACTTTAGATGAGTCTGAGAAGTAA
- a CDS encoding OmpA family protein → MTFMLRRGFVAVMMVFVFAFAKAQTTTTTNKTSPKAEREFKKYAFIDSREIYEKMANKGFKSVEIFSKLGDTYYFNNDYQNALKWYNQLFKLDNESIPSEYYFRYAQALKSDRQYAKADQLLKSFAVKGDLDGRLKSLENSPNYLTIVDFQKGRFDVEPVSINSNYQDFGTAYYGPSQVVFASARDTGVFYKRRHSWNEKPFLDLYIADRDQQGNMSNLEKFDSRINSIFHESTPTFSQDLNTIYFTRNNYEDGELGADNDRVTRLQIFKSEKTEGKWSKPEAVTFSEGGYSTSHPALTPDGKTLYFSSNMPGTMGSENTFKETDIWRVNIEDDGSYTDLENVSIVNTEGRESYPYISRSGNLYFASNGLQGLGGLDIFVSTINKDGSLSNPVNIGEPANSVDDDFAFIVDESVNTGYFSSNRVSQGDNDDIYRFVQTEDLRPTCEQIVTGTVTNSITDEPLEDALVSVVDINNNVVVTRRSDSNGKYAVKLECDKTFFIRAEKQEYNTAEELVNTPTVTGVIDVDLALDPKSYKGEVGDDLADLLNLNPIYFDFDMSFIREDAELELQKVLSVLEDNPTMTIDIRSHTDSRGTASYNERLSDRRAASTRNYLISKGIDESRLTSKGYGESQLVNECSDGVKCSEEQHQNNRRSEFIIISM, encoded by the coding sequence ATGACATTCATGTTAAGAAGAGGTTTTGTAGCAGTGATGATGGTTTTTGTATTCGCTTTCGCGAAAGCGCAAACAACAACAACAACCAACAAAACATCACCCAAAGCTGAAAGAGAATTTAAGAAGTACGCCTTCATTGACTCTAGAGAGATCTATGAGAAAATGGCTAATAAAGGTTTTAAAAGTGTAGAAATTTTTTCTAAACTGGGAGATACCTATTATTTCAATAACGATTATCAAAATGCGCTTAAGTGGTACAATCAGTTATTCAAGCTGGATAATGAGTCTATTCCTTCAGAATATTATTTTAGATATGCACAGGCTTTAAAAAGTGATCGCCAATATGCAAAGGCAGATCAGTTGCTCAAATCTTTTGCAGTCAAAGGAGATCTAGATGGTCGATTGAAATCATTGGAAAATAGCCCTAATTATTTAACTATAGTTGATTTTCAAAAAGGGAGATTTGATGTTGAGCCAGTTTCTATAAATAGTAATTATCAGGATTTTGGAACTGCTTATTACGGTCCTAGTCAAGTAGTCTTTGCAAGCGCGCGCGATACGGGCGTATTTTATAAAAGGCGTCACTCTTGGAATGAAAAGCCGTTTTTGGATCTTTATATAGCAGATCGTGATCAACAAGGGAACATGAGTAATCTCGAAAAATTTGATTCTAGGATCAATTCTATTTTTCACGAGAGTACGCCAACTTTTTCGCAAGATCTAAACACTATTTACTTCACTAGAAACAATTATGAAGATGGTGAACTAGGAGCGGATAACGATAGGGTTACTAGACTACAGATTTTCAAATCTGAAAAAACCGAGGGAAAATGGAGTAAGCCCGAAGCTGTAACTTTCTCAGAAGGCGGTTATAGTACTTCCCATCCAGCGTTAACACCTGATGGTAAAACTTTATACTTTTCCAGTAATATGCCGGGAACCATGGGGTCTGAAAACACCTTCAAGGAAACCGATATCTGGAGAGTTAATATCGAGGACGATGGCTCTTATACTGACTTAGAAAATGTAAGCATAGTGAATACAGAAGGCCGTGAAAGCTATCCCTATATCAGCCGTAGCGGTAATCTGTATTTTGCAAGTAATGGTCTACAAGGTTTAGGTGGTCTGGACATATTTGTGTCGACCATCAATAAGGATGGCTCTTTGAGCAATCCCGTAAATATTGGAGAACCAGCAAATAGTGTAGATGATGATTTTGCCTTTATTGTAGACGAAAGTGTTAATACGGGCTACTTTAGCTCTAACAGAGTTAGTCAAGGCGATAACGACGATATCTATCGATTTGTCCAAACTGAAGATCTACGACCTACCTGCGAACAGATCGTGACAGGAACTGTAACTAATTCTATTACTGACGAGCCATTGGAAGATGCCTTAGTATCTGTGGTGGATATAAACAACAATGTGGTTGTTACCAGAAGGTCTGATAGTAATGGTAAGTACGCAGTTAAATTAGAATGTGATAAAACATTCTTCATCAGAGCCGAAAAACAAGAATACAATACTGCCGAAGAGTTGGTCAATACACCAACCGTCACAGGAGTTATTGATGTTGATCTTGCGCTAGATCCAAAATCCTATAAAGGTGAAGTTGGTGACGATCTTGCAGACCTACTCAACTTAAATCCTATATATTTTGATTTTGATATGTCATTTATACGTGAGGATGCAGAACTTGAATTACAAAAAGTTCTATCAGTACTAGAAGATAATCCTACCATGACGATAGATATTAGATCTCATACAGATAGTAGAGGAACGGCGTCATACAATGAAAGGTTGTCAGATAGACGTGCTGCCAGTACGAGAAATTATTTGATCTCTAAGGGAATTGACGAGTCTAGATTAACCTCCAAAGGTTATGGTGAAAGCCAACTCGTGAATGAATGTTCAGATGGTGTGAAATGTTCTGAGGAGCAACATCAAAACAATAGACGTTCAGAATTCATTATCATCTCAATGTAA